Sequence from the Mesorhizobium sp. PAMC28654 genome:
AAATGGCCGCTTTACCGGCGCACCGATCGACGTGGCGGATGGATTCATCCATTTCTCCACAGCGGAGCAGGTCAAGGAAACAGCGGCAAAGCACTTCACCGGTCAGACCGGTCTGCTATTGGTTGCCATTGACGGCGCCAGCCTTGGCGATCCGCTGAAATACGAGGTCTCGCGCGGCGGTGCCTTGTTCCCGCATCTCTATGGTCCGCTCGACGTCAAGACCGTGCTGTGGGTCCGACCATTGCCGCTGGGCGCCGACGGCGCCCACCAGTTTCCGGCGCTGGAGGCCAGATGAGCGTGCTCGACCGGCTCGGCCAGAAACTGCTGTTCACATTCGATCCGGAAACCGCGCATGGCATGTCGATCGCAGCGTTGCGATGCGGCCTGC
This genomic interval carries:
- a CDS encoding DUF952 domain-containing protein, which codes for MSQIIYKITPEALWRDAEANGRFTGAPIDVADGFIHFSTAEQVKETAAKHFTGQTGLLLVAIDGASLGDPLKYEVSRGGALFPHLYGPLDVKTVLWVRPLPLGADGAHQFPALEAR